One stretch of Pseudoramibacter sp. DNA includes these proteins:
- a CDS encoding acyl-CoA dehydratase activase — protein sequence MKKEAYLGVDVGSISTKGVIMDGDKNLLASAYIWTEGDPIGAVKRLIEDLGAQFDREAWEVVATGTTGSARKLVGAMLGATVVKNEITAHAVGTTAYHPDVRTILEIGGQDSKIILLENGIAIDYAMNTLCAAGTGAFLSSQSRRLGIPVEDMGAVALKSAHPTHIAARCTVFAESDLVHKIQMGHTKEDIVAGLCEAVVGNYLNNVGKGKRILEPIVFQGGVSKNIGVVKAFEKALGAPVIVDENGHLMGAIGAAILAKHHDARKTFDFGIENVAFKTREVICGQCPNRCEIICVYRDGKLIDNWGNRCEKGDITARQAKHA from the coding sequence ATGAAAAAAGAAGCGTATCTTGGCGTCGACGTCGGGTCCATCTCGACCAAAGGCGTCATCATGGACGGGGACAAGAACCTTTTGGCCTCGGCCTACATCTGGACCGAAGGGGACCCCATCGGCGCGGTGAAGCGCCTCATCGAAGATTTAGGCGCCCAGTTTGACCGCGAAGCCTGGGAGGTCGTGGCCACGGGCACCACGGGCTCGGCCCGGAAGCTCGTCGGGGCCATGCTCGGCGCCACGGTGGTGAAGAACGAAATCACGGCCCACGCCGTGGGGACGACGGCCTATCACCCGGACGTCAGAACCATTCTCGAAATCGGCGGCCAGGATTCGAAGATCATCCTGCTGGAAAACGGCATCGCCATCGACTACGCCATGAACACCCTGTGCGCGGCGGGCACCGGCGCCTTTCTGTCGTCCCAGTCCCGGCGCCTGGGCATTCCCGTGGAGGACATGGGGGCCGTGGCCCTGAAGTCGGCCCACCCGACCCACATCGCGGCCCGGTGCACCGTGTTCGCCGAATCGGACCTCGTGCACAAAATCCAGATGGGCCACACCAAGGAAGACATCGTCGCCGGGCTCTGCGAGGCGGTGGTGGGCAACTACCTCAACAACGTGGGCAAGGGCAAGCGCATTTTAGAGCCCATTGTTTTTCAAGGGGGCGTGTCCAAGAACATCGGCGTGGTGAAGGCCTTTGAAAAGGCCCTCGGGGCGCCGGTGATCGTCGACGAAAACGGGCACCTCATGGGGGCCATCGGCGCGGCCATTCTCGCGAAGCACCACGACGCCAGAAAAACCTTCGACTTCGGCATCGAAAACGTGGCCTTCAAGACCCGGGAAGTGATCTGCGGCCAGTGCCCCAACCGCTGCGAGATCATCTGCGTCTACCGGGACGGAAAGCTCATCGACAACTGGGGCAACCGCTGCGAAAAAGGGGACATCACCGCAAGGCAGGCGAAACACGCATAA
- a CDS encoding response regulator transcription factor, with amino-acid sequence MYKIYIVEDEHLERKALQMILNGQAPNVKIVGTAASGKDALKGIEETDPQIILMDINIPEINGIEVLRRVKKADPEKKVILITAFNEFDFAHQAIKAKVDDLLLKPIRPEQLIASINQAIESLQANTRSNIDEKMSEIIYAVVHKKYAQCRKTVQAYLDLLYDHYGFDLISIQKEVQRLIKELQNVANDNGGYEIVSPLKNTSGHKHFARQFQNRYNLRVEIMKVIGKIFDHMKTNPERKSSIEDILNYIDRNAANDISLEQVGEYANMSSYYLSKIFKKETGMNFVTYLTQQKIQIAKDMLVNTDTPIINIALDLSYHEPNYFSKVFKKNVGITPTAYRKKYRSKTAAAEE; translated from the coding sequence ATGTATAAGATTTATATTGTAGAAGATGAACATTTGGAAAGAAAGGCCCTGCAGATGATTTTAAACGGCCAGGCGCCCAACGTGAAAATCGTCGGCACCGCGGCCTCGGGGAAGGACGCCCTCAAGGGCATCGAAGAAACCGACCCCCAGATCATTCTCATGGACATCAACATCCCGGAAATCAACGGCATCGAAGTGCTGCGCCGGGTCAAGAAGGCCGACCCTGAAAAGAAGGTCATCCTCATCACCGCCTTCAACGAATTCGATTTTGCCCACCAGGCCATCAAGGCGAAGGTGGACGACCTGCTCCTGAAGCCGATCCGCCCGGAACAGCTCATCGCGTCCATCAACCAGGCCATCGAAAGCCTCCAGGCCAACACCCGCAGCAACATCGACGAAAAGATGAGCGAAATCATCTACGCGGTGGTGCACAAGAAATACGCCCAGTGCCGCAAGACGGTTCAGGCCTATCTGGATCTCCTCTACGACCACTACGGCTTTGATTTGATCTCGATTCAGAAAGAAGTGCAGCGCCTGATCAAGGAGCTGCAGAACGTCGCCAACGACAACGGCGGCTACGAAATCGTCTCGCCCCTTAAAAACACCAGCGGCCACAAGCATTTCGCCCGCCAGTTCCAGAACCGCTACAACCTCCGGGTCGAAATCATGAAGGTCATCGGCAAGATCTTCGACCACATGAAAACCAACCCCGAACGCAAGAGCTCCATCGAGGACATTTTGAACTACATCGACCGCAACGCCGCCAACGACATCTCTCTGGAACAGGTCGGCGAGTACGCGAACATGAGTTCTTATTACTTATCCAAAATCTTCAAGAAAGAAACCGGGATGAACTTCGTCACCTACCTGACCCAGCAGAAGATCCAGATCGCCAAGGACATGCTCGTGAACACCGACACGCCGATCATCAACATCGCCCTCGACCTGTCCTACCACGAACCCAATTATTTTTCAAAAGTATTTAAGAAAAACGTCGGCATCACCCCGACGGCCTACCGCAAAAAATACCGCAGTAAAACCGCCGCAGCGGAAGAATAA
- a CDS encoding sensor histidine kinase produces the protein MSKTNSKQASHPMQNQPERAELLKRLSTLTGEGEDEKAHLELQDVFDMDLLQRIQDAFSDATGVAVIIVDRHGRPALKYSNFTAFCTAIRTVPEYYKYCTNSDDWGGRNANSVHRPRIYRCHGGLVDMAVPIQVRGEYIGAILAGQVQIPPEEAATLPHGAPGCPTDFSAHPEFLKLRKNVYHSTLKRVQGAADLMFTIANYLAELSASRIMQEKLQRTNERLMMEMHRRSEAESALREADLRALKAQINPHFFFNVLNTIGRLAMLEGATQTQEMVYHFSDLLRYTLKSGENDFVKLKDEIDNAKNFLHIQKVRQGDHLQFDFDCDESLNESFCPFMVIQPFVENAIKYVVEARKETSAITIKTEADGRDILIHIVDDGDGIPDATIDALLGEHARTGKTEKGMGIGMQNVNKRLRYYYGKPYGVSYVKGLPSGTHAIIRIPNKTLPESR, from the coding sequence ATGTCAAAAACAAATTCAAAACAAGCATCCCATCCGATGCAAAACCAGCCGGAACGGGCTGAGCTGCTCAAGCGCCTCAGCACCCTCACCGGCGAAGGGGAAGACGAAAAGGCCCATCTGGAACTCCAGGACGTCTTCGACATGGACCTGCTCCAGCGCATCCAGGACGCCTTTTCCGACGCCACCGGGGTCGCGGTGATCATCGTCGACCGCCACGGACGCCCGGCCCTGAAATACAGCAACTTCACGGCCTTCTGCACGGCGATCCGCACCGTCCCGGAATACTACAAATACTGCACCAACTCCGACGACTGGGGCGGGCGCAACGCCAACAGCGTCCACCGTCCCCGGATCTACCGCTGCCACGGCGGCCTCGTCGACATGGCGGTGCCGATCCAGGTGCGGGGGGAATACATCGGCGCCATCCTCGCCGGCCAGGTCCAGATCCCGCCGGAAGAGGCGGCGACTCTGCCCCACGGCGCCCCGGGCTGCCCCACGGATTTCTCGGCCCATCCGGAATTTTTAAAGCTGCGCAAAAACGTCTACCACTCGACGTTAAAGCGGGTCCAGGGGGCGGCGGACCTCATGTTCACCATCGCCAACTACCTGGCGGAGCTGTCCGCCTCCCGGATCATGCAGGAAAAGCTTCAGCGCACCAACGAAAGGCTCATGATGGAAATGCACCGGCGCAGCGAGGCGGAATCGGCGTTGAGAGAGGCGGACCTGCGCGCCCTCAAGGCCCAGATCAACCCCCATTTCTTTTTCAACGTCCTCAACACCATCGGCCGCCTGGCCATGCTCGAAGGAGCGACCCAGACCCAGGAAATGGTCTACCACTTTTCGGACCTGCTCCGCTACACTTTGAAGTCCGGGGAAAATGACTTCGTCAAGCTCAAAGACGAAATCGACAACGCGAAGAACTTCCTCCACATTCAGAAAGTGCGCCAGGGGGATCACCTGCAGTTTGACTTCGACTGCGACGAGTCCTTAAACGAATCCTTCTGCCCCTTCATGGTCATTCAGCCCTTCGTGGAAAACGCCATCAAGTACGTGGTGGAAGCCCGGAAGGAAACCTCCGCCATCACCATCAAGACCGAAGCCGACGGCAGAGACATCCTCATCCACATCGTCGACGACGGGGACGGCATCCCCGACGCCACCATCGACGCCCTGCTTGGCGAACACGCCCGCACCGGCAAAACCGAAAAGGGCATGGGCATCGGCATGCAGAACGTCAACAAGCGCCTGCGCTACTACTACGGCAAACCCTACGGCGTTTCCTACGTCAAGGGGCTTCCCTCAGGCACTCATGCCATCATCCGGATTCCCAACAAGACCCTGCCGGAATCCCGTTAA
- the nrdG gene encoding anaerobic ribonucleoside-triphosphate reductase activating protein has product MHYADIHPHDIANGPGIRLSLFVSGCTRHCPGCFNEKAQAFDYGEVFTKETEQKILEKLDAPYYTGVTFLGGEPMEPANRAVLLPLAKAIRARYPKRSIWCYSGYPYEMLEKPAADFLEVLDVLVDGPFIEAQKNIRLLYRGSANQRLIDLNKTRASGRLTLWNPGTVSMHGSEVL; this is encoded by the coding sequence ATGCACTACGCTGACATTCACCCCCACGACATCGCCAACGGCCCGGGCATCCGTCTGAGCCTGTTCGTGTCCGGCTGCACCCGCCACTGCCCCGGCTGTTTTAACGAGAAGGCCCAGGCTTTTGATTACGGCGAGGTTTTTACAAAAGAAACAGAGCAAAAAATTTTGGAAAAGCTCGATGCGCCCTATTACACCGGGGTGACCTTCCTCGGGGGCGAGCCTATGGAGCCGGCCAACCGGGCGGTGCTCCTGCCCCTCGCAAAAGCCATTCGGGCCCGGTACCCGAAACGCTCGATTTGGTGCTATTCGGGTTATCCCTACGAAATGCTCGAAAAGCCGGCAGCGGATTTTTTAGAGGTGCTGGACGTCCTCGTGGACGGGCCTTTTATCGAAGCCCAGAAAAATATCCGCCTGCTGTACCGGGGGTCGGCCAACCAGCGCCTCATCGACTTGAACAAAACCCGGGCCTCGGGGCGGCTCACCCTGTGGAACCCGGGAACGGTGTCCATGCACGGATCAGAGGTGCTGTGA
- a CDS encoding 2-hydroxyacyl-CoA dehydratase: MSRKETPKRKVAFPMIAHYNPAVKYFIERGLGQTYVMQPAMTRRTMALGEKLAPDMVCTPFKTILGSMIEALEAGADTLIMTMGYCRLGYYGELAESILREQGYTFDYVNFAEYTTGRPKDYLKALKALTPHPRPAKVLKAMKDALDMVRKIDEAECQYYMNCGFETEKGSFKKALNRFFKAMASAKSRKDIEKGYHTCLEAFETLPVRKAAPVLKVGLIGEYFTVMDAFSNLDLEQALADMGVEVHRWMNVSHRNLDYPGEKNLHVAIKDYCRYEMGPTSTANIWKAKKYAEDGFDGIIHVKSAGCTPEIEIMPVLRRISEDYKIPVLFLTYDTETATAGLMTRLEAFYDMIAMRRKVIS; encoded by the coding sequence ATGAGCCGAAAGGAAACGCCGAAGCGCAAAGTCGCCTTCCCGATGATCGCCCACTACAACCCGGCGGTGAAGTACTTCATCGAACGGGGGCTGGGCCAGACCTACGTGATGCAGCCGGCCATGACCCGGCGGACCATGGCCCTCGGGGAAAAACTCGCCCCGGACATGGTGTGCACGCCCTTTAAAACCATCCTCGGCTCCATGATCGAAGCCCTGGAAGCCGGGGCCGACACCCTGATCATGACCATGGGCTACTGCCGCCTGGGCTATTACGGCGAGCTCGCCGAGTCGATTTTAAGGGAGCAGGGCTACACCTTCGATTACGTGAACTTCGCCGAGTACACCACGGGCCGCCCCAAGGACTACTTAAAGGCGCTGAAGGCCCTCACGCCCCATCCCCGGCCGGCGAAGGTGCTCAAGGCCATGAAAGATGCCCTGGACATGGTCCGAAAGATCGACGAGGCGGAATGCCAGTACTACATGAACTGCGGCTTTGAAACCGAAAAGGGGAGCTTTAAAAAGGCCCTGAACCGGTTTTTCAAGGCCATGGCCTCGGCGAAAAGCCGCAAGGACATCGAAAAGGGGTATCACACCTGCCTCGAGGCTTTTGAAACCCTGCCGGTGCGCAAAGCAGCGCCGGTGCTGAAAGTCGGCCTCATCGGCGAATATTTCACGGTGATGGACGCCTTCTCGAACCTGGATCTCGAGCAGGCCCTGGCGGACATGGGGGTCGAGGTGCACCGGTGGATGAACGTCTCCCACCGCAATCTCGACTACCCCGGGGAAAAGAACCTCCACGTGGCGATCAAAGACTACTGCCGCTACGAAATGGGGCCCACGTCCACGGCCAACATCTGGAAGGCGAAGAAGTACGCGGAGGACGGCTTCGACGGCATCATCCACGTCAAGTCCGCGGGGTGCACGCCGGAGATCGAAATCATGCCAGTGCTGCGCCGCATCTCCGAGGACTACAAAATCCCGGTGCTGTTTTTAACCTACGACACGGAAACCGCCACGGCGGGGCTCATGACCCGGCTGGAGGCGTTCTACGATATGATCGCGATGCGAAGAAAGGTGATCTCATGA
- a CDS encoding 2-hydroxyacid dehydrogenase, which yields MKIVLLEPLGISADKLKSLGDAMTARGHEFVSYDNLTLDEDEQIKRIDGADVVIIANHPLSGKVIDSDPNLKVVSVAFVGIDHVDVEACKRRGIRIFNTGGYCDDAVAELAVGLTLSCLRNIPACDAAVQAGKGKAGLQGFELAGRTVGIIGTGAIGLRTAELFKAFHCKLIGYSRSERDRAKELGLVYKSLDDVMAEADIISVHTPLTPQTKGLIGAKQIAEMKQGAILVNTARGPVVDTDALAEALKANKICAGIDVYEKDPPLPADHPLLGAPNLVCTPHVGFDTKESIDRRADMVFENITAWEDGSPVRVML from the coding sequence ATGAAAATCGTATTGTTGGAACCCTTAGGCATCAGCGCTGACAAGCTCAAGAGCCTGGGCGACGCCATGACGGCCCGGGGCCATGAATTTGTCAGCTACGACAACCTGACCCTCGACGAAGATGAACAGATCAAGCGCATCGACGGCGCAGACGTGGTCATCATCGCCAACCACCCCCTGTCAGGCAAGGTCATCGACTCTGACCCGAACCTGAAAGTGGTTTCCGTCGCTTTCGTCGGCATCGACCACGTGGACGTGGAAGCCTGCAAACGCCGGGGCATCCGCATCTTCAACACCGGCGGCTACTGCGACGACGCCGTGGCGGAACTGGCCGTGGGCCTGACCCTCTCGTGCCTGCGCAACATTCCAGCCTGCGACGCAGCGGTTCAGGCGGGCAAAGGCAAAGCCGGCCTTCAGGGCTTTGAACTCGCGGGCCGCACTGTGGGCATCATCGGCACCGGCGCCATCGGCCTGCGCACCGCGGAACTCTTCAAGGCCTTCCACTGCAAGCTCATCGGCTACAGCCGCAGCGAACGGGACCGCGCCAAAGAACTGGGTCTGGTTTATAAATCCTTAGACGACGTCATGGCTGAAGCGGACATCATCTCCGTGCACACCCCGCTGACCCCGCAGACGAAGGGCCTCATCGGCGCGAAACAGATCGCCGAAATGAAACAGGGGGCCATCCTCGTCAACACCGCCAGAGGCCCGGTGGTCGACACTGACGCCCTCGCAGAAGCCCTCAAGGCGAACAAGATCTGCGCAGGCATCGACGTTTACGAAAAAGATCCGCCATTGCCGGCTGATCACCCGCTCCTCGGCGCGCCGAACCTGGTCTGCACGCCGCACGTGGGCTTTGACACCAAGGAATCCATCGACCGCCGCGCGGACATGGTGTTCGAAAACATCACCGCCTGGGAAGACGGCAGCCCGGTCCGCGTGATGTTATAA
- the nrdD gene encoding anaerobic ribonucleoside-triphosphate reductase codes for MNIIKRSGEEVRFDRSKIIAAVSKANAEVDPIRQMNQSQIEAIAHNVEKQLLGYTHAANVEDIQDLVETGIMEMRGYEVAQAYMHYRDKRTALRRSNTTDRKILALINRSNELVKQENANKNPTINSTQRDYIAGEVSRDLTRRLFLPEDIVKAHEEGIIHFHDADYFAMREHNCDLINLDDMLQNGTVISGTKIDKPHSFYTACNITTQIVAQVASNQYGGQSFSLYHVSKFVDVSRQSLRKRTREDLRAAGIDAEDDQINAIAERRLKKEIKSGIQTIQYQLITLMTCNGQAPFVTMFMYLDEAPAGPARRDLALCIEEVLNQRIQGTKNAQGVWVTTTFPKLIYVLDEDNIHPDSPYYYLTDLAARCTAKRMVPDYISAKVMKQLKNGNVYTCMGCRSFLTDEPTITNPDGSHKFYGRFNQGVVTINLVDAACSSGGDMDKFWDILDERLELCHRALRCRHERLLGTPSDVAPILWQHGALARLKPGETIDKLLFGGYSTISLGYAGLYEMCRYMTGKSHTAPEAKPFAMAVMQRLNDACAKWRKAENIAYSVYGTPMESTTYKFAKCLQKRFGIIPGVTDKNYITNSYHVHVTEPIDAFTKLSFESDFQKLSPGGAISYVEVPNMQDNIPAVLAVMRHIYDHIMYAELNTKSDYCEVCGYDGEIKVVKDEAGKLVWECPNCGNRDLNKLSVVRRVCGYLGGATGFNQGRTQEIAERVLHL; via the coding sequence ATCAACATCATCAAGCGCAGCGGGGAAGAAGTGCGCTTTGACCGGTCGAAGATCATCGCGGCGGTGTCCAAGGCCAACGCGGAAGTGGACCCGATCCGGCAGATGAACCAGAGCCAGATCGAGGCCATCGCCCACAACGTGGAAAAGCAGCTGTTGGGCTACACCCACGCGGCCAATGTGGAAGACATCCAGGACCTCGTGGAAACGGGGATCATGGAAATGCGGGGCTACGAAGTGGCCCAGGCCTACATGCACTACCGGGACAAACGGACGGCTCTGCGCCGCTCCAACACTACGGACCGCAAGATCCTGGCGCTCATTAACCGCAGCAACGAGCTGGTCAAACAGGAAAACGCCAACAAGAACCCGACCATCAACTCGACCCAGCGGGACTACATCGCCGGGGAAGTCAGCCGCGATCTAACCCGCCGGCTCTTTCTGCCCGAAGACATCGTCAAGGCCCACGAAGAAGGGATCATCCACTTCCACGACGCCGATTATTTCGCCATGCGGGAACACAACTGCGATTTGATCAACCTGGACGACATGCTCCAGAACGGCACGGTGATCTCCGGCACGAAGATCGACAAGCCCCACAGCTTCTACACCGCGTGCAACATCACGACCCAGATCGTCGCCCAGGTGGCGAGCAACCAGTACGGGGGCCAGAGCTTTTCGCTGTATCACGTCTCGAAGTTCGTGGACGTGAGCCGCCAGAGTTTGAGAAAACGCACCCGGGAAGATTTGAGGGCTGCGGGCATCGACGCCGAAGACGACCAGATCAACGCCATCGCCGAACGGCGCCTCAAGAAAGAAATTAAGAGCGGGATTCAGACGATCCAGTACCAGCTCATCACCCTCATGACCTGCAACGGCCAGGCGCCCTTTGTGACCATGTTCATGTACCTCGACGAAGCCCCGGCGGGCCCGGCCAGACGGGACCTGGCCCTGTGCATCGAGGAGGTTTTAAACCAGCGCATCCAGGGCACGAAGAACGCCCAGGGCGTCTGGGTGACCACCACTTTCCCGAAGCTGATTTACGTCCTCGATGAAGATAATATCCATCCCGACAGCCCGTACTATTATTTGACGGACCTCGCCGCCCGGTGCACCGCCAAGCGCATGGTGCCGGACTACATTTCGGCGAAGGTCATGAAACAGCTCAAGAACGGCAACGTGTACACCTGCATGGGCTGCCGGTCGTTTCTCACCGACGAGCCGACGATCACCAACCCTGACGGCTCCCACAAGTTCTACGGCCGGTTCAACCAGGGGGTCGTGACCATCAACCTCGTGGACGCGGCCTGCTCCTCCGGCGGGGATATGGACAAGTTCTGGGACATCCTCGACGAACGGCTGGAACTCTGCCACCGGGCCCTGCGCTGCCGCCACGAACGGCTCCTGGGCACGCCCTCGGACGTGGCGCCGATTCTGTGGCAGCACGGCGCTTTGGCCAGACTCAAGCCCGGGGAAACCATCGACAAGCTGCTCTTCGGGGGCTACAGCACGATCTCCCTCGGGTACGCGGGACTGTACGAAATGTGCCGGTACATGACGGGCAAGTCCCACACCGCCCCCGAAGCGAAGCCCTTCGCCATGGCGGTGATGCAGCGCCTCAACGACGCCTGCGCCAAATGGCGGAAAGCAGAAAACATCGCCTACTCGGTGTACGGCACCCCCATGGAATCTACGACCTACAAATTTGCGAAATGCCTCCAGAAGCGCTTCGGCATCATTCCCGGGGTGACAGACAAGAACTACATCACCAACTCCTACCACGTCCACGTCACTGAACCCATCGACGCCTTCACGAAGTTAAGCTTCGAGTCCGATTTCCAGAAACTGTCCCCGGGCGGGGCCATCTCCTACGTGGAAGTGCCGAACATGCAGGACAACATCCCGGCGGTGCTGGCGGTGATGCGCCACATCTACGACCACATCATGTACGCGGAGCTCAACACCAAGAGCGACTACTGCGAAGTGTGCGGCTACGACGGGGAAATCAAGGTCGTGAAGGACGAAGCGGGCAAGCTCGTGTGGGAATGCCCCAACTGCGGCAACCGGGACCTGAATAAGCTGTCGGTGGTGCGCCGGGTGTGCGGCTATCTCGGCGGGGCCACGGGCTTCAACCAGGGGCGCACCCAGGAAATCGCCGAACGGGTGCTCCATCTCTAA
- a CDS encoding NAD(P)/FAD-dependent oxidoreductase, producing the protein MSKKKIGIIGGGISGTALGWNLCLYDDAEVTVFEKGRIGCGTTAKSAGTVCLFDDSLNNRYWDVRLYGFETYLKMEAERKGSAGFDKTGTLVCATSEKEVKRIKAGIALARSAGYTGEYITDKKRIHDILPMLNTDSILGAGYTKDDGYFDGTMISNTFAAKMEDLGGTILRGAEVTEIVIENGTAKGVKTKDGDTYDFDVVVDCTGPWSRFTGEMAGLDVPIWHTKAEAFFVVPPEKHLDYVFPILKFPAFYALRAGNNIFICKSHLSMNLDDPMHAGQWDPDRLPEREGTDDYFIDFLFHQFEENVPGLTDAGLNSSWLSYRAETRDFLPIVGDTPVKNYLLATGYGGNGVIEAPAVSRDLAKYIMRGESTLLLEEWAFSRLLKKKGE; encoded by the coding sequence ATGAGCAAAAAGAAAATTGGCATTATCGGAGGGGGGATTTCAGGAACGGCCCTGGGCTGGAACCTGTGCCTTTACGACGATGCGGAGGTGACGGTGTTTGAAAAGGGCCGCATCGGCTGCGGCACCACGGCGAAATCCGCCGGCACAGTCTGCCTTTTCGACGATTCCCTGAACAACCGCTACTGGGATGTGCGGCTGTACGGGTTTGAAACCTATCTGAAGATGGAAGCGGAACGGAAGGGCTCCGCGGGCTTCGACAAGACCGGGACCCTCGTCTGCGCCACCTCTGAAAAAGAAGTGAAGCGGATCAAGGCCGGGATCGCCCTGGCCCGCTCCGCCGGCTACACCGGGGAATACATCACGGACAAGAAGCGCATTCATGACATCCTGCCGATGCTCAACACCGACTCGATCTTAGGCGCCGGCTACACGAAAGACGACGGCTATTTCGACGGCACGATGATTTCCAACACCTTCGCGGCTAAAATGGAAGACCTCGGCGGCACGATTCTCCGGGGCGCCGAAGTGACGGAAATTGTCATCGAAAACGGCACCGCCAAAGGGGTGAAGACCAAGGACGGCGACACCTACGACTTCGACGTGGTCGTGGACTGCACCGGGCCGTGGAGCCGCTTCACCGGCGAAATGGCGGGGCTCGACGTGCCGATCTGGCACACCAAGGCCGAAGCGTTTTTCGTGGTGCCGCCGGAAAAACATCTGGACTACGTGTTCCCGATCTTAAAATTCCCGGCCTTTTACGCCCTGCGCGCCGGCAACAACATCTTCATCTGCAAGTCCCATCTGTCCATGAACCTCGACGACCCGATGCACGCGGGCCAGTGGGACCCGGACCGGCTGCCGGAACGGGAAGGTACCGACGACTACTTCATCGACTTTTTGTTCCATCAGTTTGAAGAAAACGTGCCGGGACTCACCGACGCGGGGCTCAACTCCTCGTGGCTGTCCTACCGCGCGGAAACCCGGGACTTCCTGCCCATCGTCGGGGACACCCCGGTGAAAAACTACCTGCTCGCCACGGGCTACGGCGGCAACGGCGTCATCGAAGCGCCGGCGGTCAGCCGGGATCTGGCGAAATACATCATGCGGGGCGAATCCACCCTGCTCCTCGAAGAGTGGGCGTTCTCCCGGCT
- a CDS encoding M20 family metallo-hydrolase has translation MIGEKVQGEELNRWLEGIAAFNATPGEGITRGVYTPEFQDARRYVKNVMIAMGLEVSEDCLGNIFGVYPGTDPDAAPVWTGSHIDTVPGGGKYDGLAGVFAGLEGVAAMIRAGVRPKRPISVNVYAGEEMSRFGVCCIGSRALSGRLSAADLKDHADPDGMRLYDKLKELGYNPDDFDQEFPLKTKVHGSLELHIEQNDKLEKAGVPVGVVTGICAPTNLRCRVTGVQSHAGGTSMTDRRDAYMAAAEMSLALERLAQTSASAYITATVGEMRLTPGAANVIPGRAEFSVDVRSVDGDDKTELVELWRDEVRAIAGRRDVDVDLTPLNDDAPLTCDPHFGDVIRDQADALNIPHMDLISGPYHDSLMLGDLMPAAMVFIPCKDGISHDRKEAIDLDDLVKGTAVLAESLYQIANE, from the coding sequence ATGATCGGGGAAAAGGTTCAGGGCGAAGAGCTCAATCGGTGGCTCGAAGGCATCGCCGCGTTCAACGCGACGCCGGGAGAAGGGATCACCCGGGGGGTGTATACCCCGGAATTCCAGGACGCCAGGCGCTACGTCAAAAATGTGATGATCGCCATGGGGCTCGAGGTGTCTGAGGACTGCCTCGGCAATATTTTCGGGGTGTATCCGGGGACGGACCCGGATGCGGCGCCGGTGTGGACCGGCTCCCACATCGACACGGTGCCAGGCGGCGGCAAGTATGACGGCCTCGCCGGGGTGTTCGCCGGCCTTGAAGGGGTGGCGGCGATGATCCGCGCCGGGGTGCGGCCGAAGCGGCCGATCTCGGTGAACGTCTACGCCGGGGAAGAAATGAGCCGCTTCGGGGTGTGCTGCATCGGCAGCCGGGCCTTGTCCGGACGGCTTTCTGCGGCGGATCTCAAAGACCATGCGGACCCCGACGGAATGCGCCTTTACGACAAGCTCAAGGAACTGGGCTACAATCCCGACGATTTTGACCAGGAATTCCCGTTAAAGACCAAAGTCCACGGGAGCCTCGAGCTGCACATCGAGCAGAATGACAAGCTCGAAAAAGCCGGGGTGCCGGTGGGCGTCGTCACCGGGATCTGCGCGCCGACGAACCTGCGCTGCAGGGTCACCGGGGTGCAGTCCCACGCCGGGGGCACGAGCATGACCGACCGCCGGGACGCCTATATGGCGGCGGCGGAAATGAGCCTGGCCCTGGAACGTCTGGCCCAGACCTCGGCCAGCGCCTACATCACGGCGACGGTCGGGGAAATGCGCCTGACTCCGGGAGCGGCGAACGTCATCCCCGGCAGAGCTGAATTCTCTGTGGATGTGCGCTCGGTGGACGGCGACGACAAGACGGAACTTGTGGAACTGTGGCGGGATGAAGTGCGGGCCATCGCGGGCCGCCGGGATGTGGACGTGGACCTCACGCCATTAAACGACGACGCGCCCCTGACCTGCGATCCCCATTTCGGGGACGTGATCCGGGATCAGGCGGACGCGCTTAACATCCCCCACATGGATCTGATCAGCGGGCCCTACCACGACAGCCTCATGCTCGGGGATCTCATGCCCGCGGCGATGGTGTTCATCCCGTGCAAGGACGGGATCAGCCACGACCGGAAAGAAGCGATTGATCTGGACGATCTGGTGAAGGGGACGGCGGTGCTCGCCGAAAGCCTGTATCAGATCGCCAATGAATAA